One stretch of Nicotiana tabacum cultivar K326 chromosome 18, ASM71507v2, whole genome shotgun sequence DNA includes these proteins:
- the LOC107765371 gene encoding LOW QUALITY PROTEIN: CBL-interacting serine/threonine-protein kinase 21 (The sequence of the model RefSeq protein was modified relative to this genomic sequence to represent the inferred CDS: substituted 1 base at 1 genomic stop codon): MGFSNMIGKYQLVRTIGEGTFAKVKLAINTINGEKVAIKIIDKHMIKQNNLVCQVKREIRTMKLLSHPSIVQIYEVIGTKTKIYIIMEYILGGPLSDKMSYIKRLEEKEARKYFQQLIDAVGHCHSKGVYHRDLKPQNLLLDGKGNIKVSDFGLSTLAKASSLLSTTCGSPSYVSPELLGQKGYEGGAADIWSCGVILFELLAGYLPFDDSNLTNLYRKIYRAKCMFPRWFTEDQRKLISRILDPNPKMRITIAEIIEDEWFQMDYKPDIXLELTTCFKRKLKQEMTWTKDHFINAFRLIAMSHDLDLSRIFEKEDTEKQKTTLGSKHTIHETIEKIKAAAEHVRLSAERIDKCKLQIHPTKMIKASNSYIDLTARVVELAPSNCAIEITKSEGELRLYKQFCKSLSSMLIKEGRC; the protein is encoded by the exons ATGGGATTTTCAAACATGATAGGGAAGTATCAACTTGTAAGAACAATTGGAGAAGGTACCTTTGCGAAGGTTAAACTCGCTATTAACACTATCAATGGTGAAAAGGTAGCCATCAAGATCATTGACAAACACATGATCAAGCAAAACAATCTCGTGTGCCAG GTGAAAAGAGAAATACGGACAATGAAGCTCCTCAGTCACCCCAGCATTGTTCAAATATACGAA GTAATAGGGACAAAGACGAAAATTTACATCATCATGGAGTATATACTAGGAGGGCCACTATCAGATAAGATG TCATATATAAAGAGATTAGAAGAAAAAGAGGCAAGAAAATACTTTCAACAGTTAATTGATGCTGTTGGTCATTGCCACAGCAAAGGGGTATATCACAGAGACCTAAAG CCACAAAACTTGCTTTTGGATGGCAAGGGAAACATCAAAGTATCAGATTTCGGCCTCAGCACATTGGCAAAG GCAAGTTCATTGTTATCCACCACATGCGGATCACCAAGCTACGTATCACCAGAG CTGCTCGGTCAAAAGGGCTACGAGGGAGGAGCTGCAGATATTTGGTCATGTGGAGTAATCCTTTTCGAGTTACTAGCTGGATATCTACCCTTTGATGATAGTAACTTGACAAACTTATATAGAAAG ATCTATCGAGCTAAATGCATGTTTCCACGTTGGTTCACGGAAGACCAGAGGAAGCTAATTTCCAGAATACTAGACCCTAATCCAAAAATG AGGATAACAATAGCAGAAATTATTGAAGATGAATGGTTTCAAATGGATTATAAGCCAGAC ATTTAACTGGAACTGACCACATGTTTCAAAAGGAAACTGAAGCAGGAAATGACGTGGACGAAAGACCATTTCATAAATGCCTTTAGGCTAATAGCAATGTCACACGACCTAGATTTGTCACGTATCTTTGAAAAAGAG GATACTGAAAAGCAGAAGACAACACTTGGATCTAAGCACACAATCCATGAAACCATAGAGAAAATAAAGGCTGCTGCAGAACATGTGAGACTATCAGCTGAAAGAATAGACAAGTGCAAG CTACAAATTCACCCTACCAAGATGATTAAAGCTTCAAATTCATACATTGACCTAACAGCCCGG GTAGTTGAGCTCGCGCCAAGCAATTGCGCCATAGAAATAACAAAGTCAGAAGGTGAACTGAGATTATACAAGCAG TTCTGCAAAAGTTTATCAAGTATGCTAATAAAGGAGGGAAGATGCTAa